One window of Paenibacillus sp. FSL K6-3182 genomic DNA carries:
- a CDS encoding LysM peptidoglycan-binding domain-containing protein: MNQKITRSNNRQKGSFVSLKKTTLIIYLAIVIILIGVCGVLYGKYLSVVDFNLQSAVANKLEQSNEQALNNETANSNSSKNENGGLETIVDELIPAGSVDDEEKQEPTEEKQDTNTGSKPVETNNPNPPVKETVKTPDTSKPAVTEKPDKVEKPVQEPKDSDKTTSSSNETIKLPTTYIVQKGDTLSSISEKFYQSKDHYALLAEHNHILFINDMKAGDKVTIPALSSGTGSTGGNSQGTKDYSKITLPATYLVQAGDTLSSISKMFYKSAEYVSYIAQENKIDKNAGLKAGSNLIIPSLKNYKKEEDDNSWGVSPGFETVDHTVKNGETLYSISKTYYGSNKYAMFIADFNQIVDIDNVKAGTVLKIPK, encoded by the coding sequence TTGAATCAGAAAATTACACGCAGCAATAACCGTCAAAAAGGCAGCTTTGTATCTTTGAAAAAAACGACTCTCATCATCTACTTAGCAATCGTCATTATTCTCATTGGAGTCTGCGGAGTTCTGTACGGCAAATATTTGAGTGTGGTTGATTTCAACCTGCAATCCGCTGTTGCTAATAAGCTAGAGCAATCAAATGAGCAAGCGCTCAATAATGAAACCGCTAACTCGAATTCAAGCAAAAATGAAAATGGCGGGCTTGAAACGATTGTAGACGAGCTTATCCCCGCAGGATCTGTAGACGATGAAGAAAAACAAGAACCAACTGAAGAAAAACAGGATACCAATACCGGTTCCAAACCTGTTGAGACTAATAATCCAAATCCACCGGTCAAAGAGACCGTTAAAACACCTGACACTTCTAAGCCCGCTGTGACAGAAAAGCCCGACAAGGTGGAAAAGCCTGTACAAGAACCGAAGGACAGCGACAAGACAACAAGTTCCTCCAATGAGACGATAAAGCTTCCAACTACCTATATCGTTCAAAAAGGCGACACCTTAAGCTCAATATCAGAGAAATTTTATCAATCGAAAGACCACTATGCACTGCTTGCAGAGCATAACCATATTTTGTTTATTAATGATATGAAAGCTGGAGATAAGGTAACTATTCCGGCATTATCCTCTGGCACTGGATCAACAGGCGGCAACTCGCAAGGGACAAAGGATTATTCCAAAATCACCCTGCCAGCAACCTATTTGGTACAGGCTGGCGATACCCTCTCCAGCATATCCAAAATGTTTTATAAATCCGCGGAATATGTAAGTTACATTGCGCAGGAAAACAAAATTGACAAAAACGCCGGATTGAAAGCAGGCAGCAATCTCATCATTCCTTCTCTTAAAAATTATAAGAAAGAGGAAGATGATAACTCATGGGGCGTATCTCCAGGTTTTGAGACAGTAGATCATACCGTTAAAAACGGTGAGACGCTTTACAGCATTTCCAAAACCTATTATGGCTCTAACAAATACGCAATGTTTATTGCCGACTTCAATCAAATCGTAGATATTGATAATGTAAAAGCCGGCACGGTATTGAAAATCCCTAAATGA
- a CDS encoding RNA polymerase sigma factor, with product MEDQTIEQFIVRVQKGESSYYVEVVQKYQQAIYRYCLRLLGNQQDAEDAAQDIFIKAFESIMQYKNTVSFSSWLYKIAYRHCLNLLRKRKYQLRLLLRLFTPEVKAESPEQTIDNRLFSPQLMYALSALSPEDRSMLILRIFEERTFEELGEIMGCKPEAAKKRLSRMKEKVRKKMAEWQEELKWDENNQTIHIKT from the coding sequence ATCGAAGACCAGACCATTGAGCAATTCATCGTACGGGTGCAAAAAGGCGAATCGAGTTACTATGTCGAGGTCGTTCAAAAGTATCAGCAGGCCATCTACCGCTACTGCTTGCGGTTACTTGGAAATCAGCAGGATGCCGAAGATGCCGCCCAAGATATTTTCATAAAAGCGTTCGAGTCTATTATGCAATACAAGAACACGGTCAGCTTCTCTTCATGGTTGTACAAAATTGCCTACCGTCATTGTTTAAACCTATTGCGTAAGCGTAAATACCAGCTTCGTCTGCTGCTTCGATTGTTTACTCCGGAAGTGAAAGCAGAGAGTCCAGAACAAACGATAGACAACCGATTATTCAGCCCGCAATTAATGTATGCACTGTCTGCGTTATCTCCAGAGGATCGATCTATGCTCATTCTTCGCATTTTTGAAGAACGAACTTTCGAGGAGCTGGGTGAGATTATGGGATGCAAACCGGAGGCTGCTAAAAAAAGATTAAGCAGAATGAAAGAAAAGGTTAGAAAAAAAATGGCGGAATGGCAGGAGGAGCTAAAATGGGACGAGAACAATCAGACGATCCATATAAAGACTTAA
- a CDS encoding carbohydrate ABC transporter permease yields MVAAWKKSVPHVILLLYVAAILYPFVFVIFSSLKVSNQSIASNPWGFPFDLKFENYITTWVEAKINVYFINSFYLATSAAIIGVLLAAAMAFAITRMKFGKLSSVLTQLVLVGLLIPGNALFISQYILVKDLHILNTHWALFFPYVAGAIPTSVLLIAAFMRSIPRDLEEAAIMDGLNAVGLFFKIVFPLTVPALVTVFIINFLGNWNEFLLANFFLNKDILRTLPVGMVGFRDTYQTNYAQVCAGIVYSVLPVLIIYAILQEKIIEGLTAGSVKG; encoded by the coding sequence ATGGTGGCAGCATGGAAAAAAAGCGTTCCTCATGTCATATTGCTGCTCTATGTAGCAGCTATTCTGTATCCATTTGTGTTCGTCATTTTCTCTTCATTAAAGGTAAGCAATCAATCGATTGCAAGTAATCCGTGGGGATTTCCGTTTGATCTGAAATTTGAGAACTATATAACAACATGGGTTGAGGCGAAAATAAATGTTTATTTTATAAATAGTTTTTACCTTGCTACCAGCGCAGCAATCATTGGTGTACTTCTGGCTGCAGCCATGGCGTTTGCGATTACGCGTATGAAGTTTGGCAAATTAAGCAGCGTGCTTACTCAGCTTGTGCTGGTAGGGCTTCTCATTCCCGGGAATGCGTTATTTATTTCACAGTACATTTTGGTTAAGGACTTGCATATTTTGAACACGCACTGGGCTCTGTTCTTTCCTTATGTAGCAGGCGCAATCCCGACGAGCGTGTTGCTGATCGCTGCCTTCATGCGCTCCATTCCAAGAGATTTGGAAGAAGCCGCTATTATGGATGGCTTGAACGCGGTTGGTTTGTTTTTCAAAATCGTATTTCCACTTACTGTTCCTGCACTCGTGACCGTATTTATTATTAATTTTCTTGGAAATTGGAATGAGTTTTTGCTGGCTAACTTCTTTCTCAATAAAGACATACTACGTACTCTTCCAGTTGGAATGGTAGGCTTCCGAGATACGTATCAGACGAATTATGCACAGGTTTGTGCGGGAATCGTGTATTCAGTATTGCCAGTTCTGATAATATATGCCATTCTTCAAGAGAAGATTATTGAAGGATTAACAGCGGGCAGCGTGAAGGGCTAG
- a CDS encoding sensor histidine kinase, which translates to MNLRLKLFAAFCLLIIIPLILLGVSSYYIISKTIEQKYSEQSELTLRALSQTVSFLYQEMDKVTDNTISNAALQNIIHESGKKEDGDTSLNHYLQLKDLQTSFRDLLINHPSVSYSLLYVMNDQSSIPYMDSFEWLTIDKLQGLPLYKEVLALSGRPKWIGPYEYEELTGQRQVFTQIRTVKDVNTLNDIGVLFVQMKGSELESVFRTFRNSQRGKETRFFIVNGNGIIMFDSSLKDQSRLFIEFTTINSSSGEDYAMTRHAFDGQDSLVTSIGLDRENWRLIAVTSWDSLSGEITRYVNWLIAITLLCALSALLFNLVFVNRITKSISRIVRQMRRVEDGDLSVRAEERGNDELFLLARGFNNQVAKVGDLLVQVKREQHRKTRAELRVLQAQIKPHFLFNTLESINALALQNRGKTVSQMVQRLGSILRISIQDKEEITIREELEHLRSYLDIQKLRFGDLFEFNLEMPETYLQYGILKLTLQPLVENCIQHGFEGIEYPGIIRVHAGEENGNLIIWIEDNGLGIRDEVLSKFQYMSPDDDFLHNMPKARELTERRGLGVRNVADRLRIHYGSYYGVMICSELKQGTIMKCIIPKKMPR; encoded by the coding sequence ATGAACTTACGGCTGAAGTTGTTTGCGGCATTTTGTCTGCTCATCATTATTCCGCTTATACTGCTTGGCGTGTCTTCCTACTATATTATTTCAAAAACAATTGAGCAGAAGTATTCAGAGCAATCTGAACTGACCTTGCGGGCATTAAGCCAGACGGTCAGCTTTCTGTATCAAGAAATGGATAAGGTGACTGATAACACGATTTCTAACGCTGCGCTGCAAAATATTATTCATGAGAGCGGCAAGAAGGAGGATGGAGATACCTCCTTGAACCATTACTTGCAATTGAAGGACCTGCAGACAAGCTTCCGTGATTTGTTGATTAATCATCCTTCGGTTAGCTACTCACTCTTATATGTTATGAATGACCAGAGCAGTATTCCTTACATGGATTCATTTGAATGGCTCACGATAGATAAATTGCAAGGATTGCCTCTCTATAAAGAGGTGTTAGCACTAAGCGGAAGGCCAAAATGGATTGGTCCGTACGAGTATGAAGAGCTGACAGGACAAAGGCAAGTTTTTACGCAAATTAGGACGGTCAAGGATGTTAATACGCTTAACGATATCGGAGTTCTGTTCGTACAAATGAAAGGGTCGGAGCTCGAATCGGTATTTCGTACCTTTCGAAATAGCCAGCGAGGGAAGGAAACGCGATTTTTCATAGTGAATGGGAATGGCATCATTATGTTTGATAGCAGCTTGAAAGATCAAAGCAGGTTATTCATCGAATTTACAACGATTAACTCGTCGAGTGGTGAAGATTATGCCATGACGAGGCATGCCTTCGATGGGCAGGACAGTCTAGTAACAAGCATCGGTCTAGACCGGGAAAACTGGCGGTTAATTGCCGTAACATCATGGGATTCGCTATCAGGTGAAATTACTAGATATGTGAATTGGCTTATCGCCATTACATTGCTTTGTGCGCTTTCTGCACTACTATTTAACCTCGTATTCGTCAATCGCATTACGAAATCGATCAGCCGGATTGTGCGCCAAATGCGGCGTGTTGAGGATGGGGATTTGAGCGTCAGAGCTGAGGAGCGGGGCAATGATGAACTATTTTTGCTCGCCAGGGGCTTCAACAACCAAGTCGCTAAAGTTGGCGATCTGCTTGTTCAGGTGAAGAGGGAACAGCATAGGAAAACGCGTGCGGAGCTGAGGGTGCTGCAAGCACAAATAAAACCTCATTTTCTATTTAACACTTTGGAATCAATCAATGCGCTTGCCTTGCAAAATCGAGGGAAAACCGTCAGTCAGATGGTACAACGGCTGGGGAGCATATTACGAATTAGTATTCAAGATAAAGAGGAAATTACCATCCGCGAGGAGCTTGAGCATTTAAGAAGCTACTTGGACATTCAAAAGCTGCGTTTTGGCGATCTATTTGAGTTTAATTTGGAAATGCCGGAAACTTACTTGCAATACGGCATATTAAAGCTGACTCTACAGCCGCTTGTAGAAAATTGCATTCAGCATGGTTTTGAGGGAATTGAATATCCGGGTATTATACGTGTTCATGCGGGAGAAGAAAACGGGAATCTTATCATTTGGATCGAAGATAATGGACTTGGCATAAGGGATGAGGTGCTGAGCAAGTTTCAATACATGTCCCCTGATGACGACTTCTTGCACAATATGCCGAAAGCCCGTGAATTGACGGAGCGCAGAGGTCTTGGCGTACGCAATGTAGCAGATCGACTTCGTATCCATTATGGCTCCTATTATGGCGTAATGATTTGCTCAGAACTGAAGCAAGGAACGATAATGAAATGCATCATTCCGAAAAAAATGCCGAGGTGA
- a CDS encoding ABC transporter substrate-binding protein gives MSILLFVLALAACGKAETNPQATSNLEQNDAASQNEKASNESTTETRVYKHFFGETKIPVNPEKVVTLQYASHMLKVGLKPIGASSHLLETTDVDFKGIEDVGSADQINYEKIVSLQPDLIIAGDMEKEVYDKLTKIAPTVVVPWMDYDVFGHVEVIGDILNRKQEAAAWKTDFDEKMKTAKDQIIGKIGEGKTFAIYRVDPKQFYVYGVRNMGFTLYKALGLTPPALVQKEIEKDPNLWAVPISLEVLPDYDADYVFLTLLEGEDTTKRLDEIKQSSLWKNLTAVKENQIYDISMDTWLGYTPHDIEVQIKEAVQFLTQDK, from the coding sequence ATGAGTATACTTTTATTTGTATTAGCATTAGCGGCATGCGGGAAGGCAGAAACGAATCCACAAGCAACGTCAAACCTTGAGCAGAATGACGCGGCTTCACAGAATGAGAAAGCATCTAATGAAAGTACGACCGAAACGCGGGTTTATAAACATTTCTTTGGAGAAACGAAGATCCCGGTCAATCCGGAAAAAGTCGTTACACTCCAATATGCCAGCCATATGCTTAAGGTAGGACTTAAACCAATCGGAGCTTCAAGCCATTTGCTTGAAACAACGGATGTGGATTTTAAAGGTATTGAAGACGTTGGAAGCGCAGATCAAATAAACTACGAGAAAATCGTGTCATTGCAGCCTGACTTGATTATTGCTGGCGACATGGAGAAGGAGGTTTATGACAAGCTTACTAAAATAGCTCCAACGGTTGTTGTTCCTTGGATGGATTACGATGTGTTCGGCCACGTTGAGGTTATAGGAGATATTCTGAATCGCAAGCAGGAAGCAGCAGCATGGAAAACGGATTTCGATGAGAAAATGAAAACAGCAAAAGATCAAATTATCGGTAAAATTGGCGAGGGCAAAACATTTGCTATTTATAGAGTGGACCCGAAACAATTTTATGTCTATGGCGTTCGCAATATGGGCTTTACGCTTTATAAAGCGCTTGGACTCACTCCGCCTGCTCTCGTTCAGAAGGAAATAGAGAAAGACCCGAATTTGTGGGCAGTCCCCATATCCTTGGAGGTGCTTCCGGATTACGACGCTGATTATGTGTTCCTGACTTTGCTTGAGGGAGAGGATACAACTAAGCGTTTGGACGAAATTAAACAAAGCTCGTTGTGGAAAAATCTCACGGCCGTTAAAGAAAATCAGATTTACGATATTAGCATGGACACTTGGTTAGGCTACACGCCTCATGATATTGAAGTTCAAATAAAGGAAGCTGTTCAATTTTTGACACAGGATAAGTAG
- a CDS encoding CsbD family protein — MKMNTNGLKDKVKGIANQSKGEMKDSYGKATDNKKLQAEGKLDKLKGTAQEKLGELKEKISK, encoded by the coding sequence ATGAAGATGAATACAAACGGACTGAAAGATAAAGTGAAGGGTATTGCGAACCAAAGCAAAGGCGAAATGAAGGATAGCTACGGCAAAGCGACAGATAACAAGAAGCTGCAGGCTGAAGGCAAGTTGGATAAGCTGAAAGGTACTGCACAGGAGAAGCTTGGCGAACTGAAGGAAAAAATCAGCAAGTAG
- a CDS encoding DUF378 domain-containing protein: MKALNVISLILIILGGLNWLSVGLFNYDVVSEVFGGTEEVGSRIVYIVVGVAALYALSLFGKVTSED; encoded by the coding sequence ATGAAGGCACTTAACGTAATTAGTCTTATTCTGATCATCCTAGGCGGCTTAAATTGGTTATCCGTGGGCTTATTCAATTATGACGTCGTCAGTGAGGTTTTTGGGGGAACAGAAGAGGTTGGATCACGAATTGTATATATCGTCGTCGGTGTCGCTGCGCTTTACGCTCTATCCCTTTTTGGAAAGGTAACAAGCGAGGACTAA
- a CDS encoding extracellular solute-binding protein, with amino-acid sequence MKRKTLISLIATLFIFSSVLSACGGNNGNNKQEPDKGSANPAASSNASPAPKVEEVDPFSMTLRHTQVGEAKKFRLAILEDAVKKTEADVPGLKIEFDPVEDNANRFTKLPAEMTAGNPPEIFDLFGGVGDAQKYAAAGRLLDLTPILEKLGIKDSFIDLSSFTYDGKVYGLPIGSSQEGFFYNQELFDKYGLKEPKTWEELENIMATLKQNKITPIAMASKAAWIPLMLANTLWSRYAGPDVNFGFENGAHKWNEPEMVAALTKYDEWLEKGYFMKGELGYEYAEMRNQIITGKAGISFDGIWSSSTYADPAQAGDMVGKIGYFPMPAVPGGKGDQTYINANHSNGYGFSSDLNENEKKAVEAFIKNLYNEEFQKRGLKEDNLLPSMKVEGDMMSLVADPMLKSAAAAISNAGGTFPVFDALVPSEVNKQLEIGIQQLIARKTTPQKLLDEVQAVQEKANSK; translated from the coding sequence ATGAAAAGAAAGACGCTTATCTCATTGATTGCAACGCTCTTCATTTTTTCATCCGTGTTGTCAGCATGTGGAGGTAACAATGGAAATAACAAACAAGAACCTGACAAGGGTTCAGCAAACCCTGCTGCAAGCTCTAATGCAAGCCCGGCTCCAAAGGTTGAAGAGGTTGATCCGTTCAGTATGACGCTTCGTCATACGCAGGTGGGCGAAGCCAAGAAGTTTAGGCTTGCCATTCTAGAGGATGCCGTAAAGAAGACGGAGGCAGATGTGCCTGGTTTGAAAATCGAATTTGACCCGGTTGAGGATAATGCAAATCGGTTCACAAAGCTTCCTGCCGAAATGACTGCTGGCAACCCACCTGAGATTTTTGATTTGTTCGGCGGAGTTGGAGATGCACAGAAGTATGCGGCAGCGGGACGGCTGCTTGATCTGACTCCTATTTTAGAGAAGCTTGGCATTAAAGACAGCTTTATCGATTTATCGAGCTTCACCTATGATGGCAAAGTATACGGGCTTCCAATCGGCTCGAGCCAAGAGGGCTTCTTTTATAACCAGGAGCTGTTCGATAAATATGGCTTGAAAGAGCCTAAGACTTGGGAAGAGCTTGAGAACATTATGGCTACGCTTAAGCAAAATAAAATAACGCCTATTGCGATGGCGTCCAAAGCAGCGTGGATTCCGCTTATGCTGGCGAATACCCTTTGGTCAAGATATGCCGGCCCTGATGTGAACTTCGGGTTTGAGAATGGTGCTCATAAATGGAATGAGCCTGAAATGGTAGCCGCATTAACGAAATATGATGAGTGGCTTGAGAAAGGATATTTCATGAAAGGCGAGCTTGGTTATGAATATGCAGAGATGAGAAACCAAATTATTACTGGAAAAGCAGGTATTTCGTTTGATGGCATTTGGTCATCCTCTACTTACGCAGATCCAGCGCAAGCAGGTGATATGGTAGGGAAAATAGGTTATTTTCCAATGCCAGCTGTACCTGGAGGCAAAGGTGACCAAACCTATATTAATGCGAATCATAGCAATGGGTATGGTTTTTCCTCCGATTTGAATGAGAACGAGAAGAAGGCAGTAGAGGCCTTTATCAAAAATCTTTACAATGAAGAGTTCCAAAAGCGCGGACTCAAGGAAGATAACTTGCTTCCATCGATGAAGGTAGAAGGAGATATGATGAGCCTGGTTGCAGATCCGATGCTCAAATCGGCTGCAGCAGCTATCAGTAATGCGGGAGGAACGTTCCCTGTATTTGACGCTCTAGTGCCATCTGAAGTAAATAAACAGCTTGAAATAGGCATTCAGCAGTTGATTGCACGAAAGACGACACCGCAAAAGCTGCTTGATGAAGTGCAGGCTGTACAGGAAAAAGCAAACAGTAAATAA
- a CDS encoding YheC/YheD family protein translates to MNYKSTTIKSKWTKTKWLLKNADVRAYVPKTLRFNRRNLSTILSQYPTVYFKPTTGSGGFNIIRIKKQGNGYQMQHNSEKNHCSTLDNLYGKLKRHARKRSYLLQKGIHLATVNGNSFDIRVMVQKTNNGIWKSSALFTKIGKRGKVTTNYHQGGQIGYFQNTLSQAGFSYARVKRKEAELKRLGRSVGRIFDRHGSRFRELGLDVALDKTGNAWILEVNTRPQFYPLKHLKDKSMYRRITSYAKQYGRKK, encoded by the coding sequence ATGAACTACAAGAGTACCACTATTAAGAGCAAGTGGACAAAAACGAAATGGCTGCTTAAGAATGCAGATGTAAGAGCGTACGTTCCTAAGACGCTGCGCTTTAACCGAAGGAATCTTAGTACGATCCTTTCTCAATATCCAACTGTCTATTTCAAGCCGACCACTGGTTCAGGCGGCTTTAATATTATACGGATAAAGAAGCAGGGAAATGGTTATCAGATGCAACACAACTCCGAAAAAAATCACTGCTCCACGCTCGACAACCTTTATGGAAAATTGAAAAGGCATGCGAGGAAACGTTCTTATTTGCTGCAAAAAGGCATTCATCTTGCCACTGTGAATGGCAACTCTTTCGACATACGGGTCATGGTACAAAAGACAAACAACGGCATATGGAAGAGCAGTGCGCTCTTCACGAAAATAGGCAAGCGGGGGAAAGTTACAACAAACTATCACCAAGGCGGCCAGATCGGATATTTCCAGAATACACTTTCTCAAGCAGGGTTCAGTTATGCTAGAGTAAAAAGAAAGGAAGCAGAACTGAAGAGGCTTGGCAGATCAGTTGGACGTATATTTGATAGACATGGAAGTAGATTTCGCGAGCTGGGCCTCGATGTCGCCTTGGACAAAACCGGAAATGCCTGGATTCTAGAGGTAAATACGAGACCGCAGTTTTATCCGCTGAAGCATTTAAAGGACAAAAGCATGTATCGACGCATTACATCTTATGCCAAGCAATATGGAAGGAAGAAATAG
- a CDS encoding ABC transporter ATP-binding protein, with the protein MRLIIEDIVKQFEDKQVLQGAGFTFEKGKIYGLLGRNGAGKTTLFDCLSGEKDMDCGQVLLEVDGHTRKLSEQDVGYVYSLPILPEFLTGYEFVKFFMDINKGKLQMDKSIDYYFDMMSMTMEDRHLLIKGYSHGMKNKLQMLLFLITKPPIILLDEPLTSFDVIVALEMKNMLREMKSDHILIFSTHILQLASDLCDELVVLNKGKLSAVPSELLHSAEFEQSVINLLKDEAHAENA; encoded by the coding sequence TTGCGTCTGATTATTGAAGATATCGTCAAGCAATTTGAGGATAAACAAGTGCTCCAAGGAGCCGGATTTACTTTTGAGAAAGGTAAAATATATGGTCTGCTTGGCCGAAACGGTGCAGGCAAGACGACGCTGTTCGACTGTCTGAGCGGAGAGAAGGACATGGATTGCGGGCAAGTGCTGTTGGAGGTGGATGGCCACACGAGGAAGCTAAGCGAGCAGGATGTCGGATACGTATACTCGCTGCCGATTCTTCCCGAATTTCTTACGGGCTATGAGTTCGTGAAGTTTTTTATGGATATTAACAAAGGCAAGCTGCAGATGGATAAGAGCATTGATTATTATTTTGACATGATGAGCATGACAATGGAGGATCGCCATCTGCTGATCAAAGGCTACTCACACGGCATGAAGAATAAGCTGCAAATGCTGCTGTTTCTCATAACGAAACCGCCAATTATACTGCTCGATGAGCCGCTTACCTCCTTCGATGTTATTGTTGCTCTGGAGATGAAGAACATGCTGAGGGAGATGAAGAGTGATCACATTCTGATATTCTCTACGCATATTTTGCAATTAGCTTCAGATCTATGCGATGAGCTGGTTGTATTGAACAAAGGGAAGTTGTCTGCCGTGCCGTCAGAGCTGCTGCATAGCGCGGAATTTGAGCAATCCGTCATTAACCTGCTGAAGGATGAAGCCCATGCTGAGAACGCTTAA
- a CDS encoding sugar ABC transporter permease has protein sequence MNDTLRNGYVYWMFVLPAVALYALFFMYPMITTTYYGFTDWNGLMPEKFVGLDNFVQALQNDMFVHAIRNNLIFILFSVFVQVPLIIFFALLISGVKRLRRFYKTTVFMPSILSTSVIGILWSFIYEPEIGLLNQFLGLFGVEPIYWLSDTKTALLSVLITNGWQWMGFYIILVLAAILSLPKELNEAAEIDGATGIQRALYITVPLIMPIISVVIMLSIAGAMRVVDIVLVMTNGGPAGETDVMASYMVLQATQTGQYGYGTAIAILIFVFALVLTGLYQLLFARKQERIEY, from the coding sequence ATGAATGATACGTTAAGAAACGGATATGTCTATTGGATGTTTGTGCTGCCGGCAGTTGCACTGTATGCCCTCTTCTTCATGTACCCGATGATAACGACCACTTATTATGGATTTACAGATTGGAACGGATTGATGCCCGAGAAGTTTGTCGGACTCGATAACTTCGTTCAAGCACTTCAGAACGACATGTTCGTTCACGCCATCCGAAACAATCTGATCTTCATCCTGTTTAGTGTTTTTGTACAGGTGCCGCTAATCATTTTCTTTGCTCTACTTATCAGCGGCGTAAAGAGGCTTCGCCGTTTTTATAAAACGACGGTATTTATGCCATCGATTTTATCAACATCAGTTATCGGCATATTGTGGAGCTTCATCTATGAACCTGAAATTGGTCTTCTAAATCAATTTCTTGGACTGTTTGGCGTAGAGCCGATTTACTGGCTGTCAGATACGAAGACGGCACTGTTGTCGGTGCTAATAACCAATGGCTGGCAGTGGATGGGGTTTTATATCATTTTAGTATTAGCTGCTATACTCTCTTTGCCTAAAGAACTAAACGAGGCGGCAGAAATTGACGGTGCAACAGGCATCCAGCGTGCATTATATATTACCGTGCCGCTAATCATGCCGATTATTTCCGTCGTTATAATGCTGTCAATAGCCGGAGCTATGCGCGTCGTTGATATTGTGCTCGTCATGACGAACGGTGGGCCTGCAGGAGAAACGGATGTGATGGCTTCCTATATGGTGCTGCAAGCGACGCAGACTGGGCAATACGGCTACGGAACCGCGATCGCTATTCTTATCTTTGTATTCGCGCTCGTTCTTACAGGCTTATATCAATTGCTGTTCGCTAGGAAGCAGGAAAGGATTGAATACTGA